GTCTATTTGTGGCTATTGTTTGCTGCAGAAGCAGACGTGCTTGCAGTAAAAGTTGTTTTTTAGCATTTATCATCCAgagatcttttttttttccactCAGGAATTTACTTTCGAATTCATTAAAGCATTCAAGCCTTATCATATTTTCACCGCATAGTTATGTCCTTCCACCTGATCAAGTCTTGACTTGTCGATGTCTTTAGTACTGACTTTTCTCGTTGAAACCGGAAAATGACTAAACATAAGTTAATTTCTGAGATCTTAGTAAGATTCACCCAAATTTCTGTAGCATATTTATCACACAAGTTAATTTCTCATGCTCGATTATCAGTTTTTTTGgggttttttttttggggggggggggttgaaagACAAAGGCTTTGTATTTATCAGCATGCAGTCGGTGATATGACTTCTCTAGCTGCTGTTCTATTATCCACAACTATATGTTTTCCGGAACTTAAGATGCTTCAAAGCTGttccattttcttcttttaagaTTCTTTTTGAAGTAATTCTGGCATTTGTTAAACTTATCAATTACCAATTTATGCTTCTTTTTGTTCTGTGCATCTGATTCTTGTAGTTTGTTCGAATGGGCTTCTCCAAGGAACAAGTAATTCGGGCTTACTCTGAAGTGTTAGAAACATCACAGAGCAAAGATATATCATTAATCTGGCCGTCTGTTCTGTGTCGCCTTCGCGAAGATCAAGTTTATGGTTTGTTTTCTGACTCCTTTTAAATAGTTTCATGTAGATATATAGTTCGTACGAAGATTTAAGAATTCACAGTTTGGCTTGTTAGAGGTGCTGATTGAAACAGTTGAAATTAAGCATTCTTTTGCATGACTTTAGTGACTGTCGATGGCCAGGTCAAGTTGGTACTTGTGGAATTGATGATAGACTATCCGAGACTACTTGCAATGGAATAGTAAATAGTGCAAAGCCTTCTCGTCTTGCTGATTTTGCAGATTGTTCGAATACTTTGAGAGCTTGTTCATCCAATGTAAGTTCAAAATTGACTTGCTACAGGGCAGTACGAGCTTTTTAATCTGAGTTCCTGACACATTGAGATGTTTTTCTGTAGACTGACAGTGACGCATGGAAGCATTAAGTTCTCTGTTTCTAATATCTTTGCTCTATTGTGTGTTCAGCTAGTTGGTGAGCAATTACCATGTCTGGAAACTAGATCCAATCTCTTGGTGGCGCCACCATTGGCCTATGGAGAGCAATTTGAAGATGTTTATGAAGTAGTTTTGGTATTAGATGATCGGGAACAGTTTACTTCTCGAGGGTAAGCAAGCGCTCTGTTCatttctgaaaataattttaGTTAGTTAAGTACCAGTATTACTTTGACACCCAAGGGTGTGGCCCAGTGGTCAATCAAAGGTTCAGACCTTGGAGACCAAGGTTTAAACCTCAGCTAGCCGATGGAATAGTCGAAGTACATGCAAGATGACCCCACACCGCCATTATTTAAAAAAGATATCAGTATTATTCTGATGGTTTGTCCATTATCCAAACTCACTACTACAATCTATTTCTGTTTCTCATCGATAAGCATGCTGTAACTTAGACCACAAATGTTGTGATATAAAGTAAGTTCACAAACTTGAAACTCCAGCTCGTATTTCTACAGAAGCCATGTGTGCCACTTCTCCTATTAGTTTAAAAGTCTTATATATCTGCATTTAACTCTGCATCAGCGCACTTTGACATGCCGTATTCGACTCTCCCTATCACAAAATTCTGTAAACAAAGATTGTACCTTAGTAAAGCTGTTTTCAACTTGCTGCTAATTTGGGAAATGAGCTAACAACATTGCAACCTTGCTGTCAGTAAGGAAGTAGAAAAATGAATATCAATATTTACTGAATATCTTTTTATGATCAAGTACTGTATTTTCtgaatattaaaataataattttatattaaTACTATAGGGCAATTTGTTTGCTCAGAGAAATCAAAGATTGATTTGTCCTCTGACTGTTGGTTATTCCATATTTCCTTGAATTTTTGGAGATTTAGGAAGTGACAATGCCGATATAGGAATGTCTAGAAGTTGGTGCTATTTTCATCTGCTATGGCTAATTAAAAATAGGGTCTGACAGCATTATTATCAAATGTGCAGTCATTGAGCTCCCCTTTTTATTACATAGCAaagcgcccccccccccccccggggtCCCGCGTGGCAAAATGATGTTTAATTGGCTTTCTTGTGAAACTCATTGAATCTGTGTCGTTGTATTTACCAGGTCGCGTTCCAGGAAGATAATTGAAAACATCAGCACACAATTTAAAATTGAAATAGAGGTGAATATCTGGAATCGTTCCCTTTAAGTTTCTCTTTTCTTGTGCTTTCATCTATTAACTGAGATAGGAACAATTATATGAAATAAGTATTTGTCAAATACTCTTTGTCAGTTTTCATTTACTTGAAGATTCTCCTTGTATCCATGCTTGTTTTTGGAAGTGGTAGAGGCTGGTAGCGTGGTACTTTATAATTGGAGAAAGGACTGctggcaatttcttcttttcttagtTTTCAGTAGTTATATTTCTAGCAATTTCaatttatcaaattaaaaaaaaaaaggaaaaggatttCTAGCAACTTTATCCATGTTTGAATCAAATACTTAGTCCTTCTAAAGGGTATTAGCACTgtagttgtgatgcttattgTCTCAACAAGGCTTAGGGTCTCATAGCATCTACAGGTGGCTATCTCAAGTATCCAACGGCCATGCAGAATGTTCAAGCACTAAGAAGCATATGGCAAAGTTGTTGAAACTACTGCCTCCCAATAAATTCCACCGCAGCTGATAGATGTAAGATTATTTTGGCACTTCCATAGGTTAGGCGCTTGCCTGTTGGTGATGCAATCTGGATAGCTCGTAACAAAGTTATTGGCACTGAATACGTTCTTGACTTTATTGTGGAGAGGAAGAATGTTGAAGATTTGCAAAGTTCAATCAGGGATAACAGATATAGAGATCAGAAGCTGCGGATTTTGgtattttcttatctcttttctTTTGGTGCTTTTTGAGTACTTCTATATGCTGTGCTTTCTATATACTTGTGTGTATTTGACTTTTGTCTTTTTGTAACTTCtagcttttaattatttttctttgtcctcagcCTTCCATAACAATGATATATTGACATAGCCCGATGATCTGTATGAGTATGTATATCGCTGTCCAAAAGCAAAAGTGCAGTTTAATCTGCTCGACAGACCGGCATGATGTTTTGTAATTGAAATTGTCTGACTTATcaacaataaaggaaaaaaagagagaaagaaagtaaAAGTGTCGTTTAATCTCTTGCAGGTAATGGTAAACACTAAATTGAGTAACTAGTTTTACCTATTTAAAGAAAAAGATAACTAGTTTTATTTTATCACACAGAGAGAGCAGGCAATTATATCCTTGTCTTATCTGTACTTGCATTTTCGTTATAGACTGACTTTTGCTCAGTGAGTTAGACAATTTGATATCCAATAGTATTGAAAATGATTTTTGAGATTGAGTCATTTTTGTCAGCATTGTTAAGGACTAGTGAATAAAAAACGTCATTTCTTTGTCAGCTTAGACTTTTAGGTGAAACTCAATATGCAACCAGATCACAGAAAGTTCTTGAGTTTGAGTCTAACTCACATCTATCATAGAAAGGATTTCCTCATGGTTGGCtgatggaaaaaaaaagaagaatctGACCCGGCACAAGGGGGCATGTGAAAAACATTCTTAAGTAAATAAAAAAGTGTCCTCTGTCTAACCATTTAAGCTTTTAGATGAGGCGGTTCCCAAAATTCAAGAGATTTAGTGAATTAATATGCtataattgaataatttttgaAATAATATGGATTTTCGGTTGATTTATGAAAAGAGGTGTGGACTCAAGAAGATGATGTATGTCGTTGAAGGAGATCCAAATTCTTGTACTGCTGCCGATAGCATCAAAACAGCGTAAGTTGTTTTTTGGATCCACCAATGATGTCTTTTTCtgcttttcttttttactttatttgTTATTTCTATTTCTGATTTCCAATGATTGCATTAGTTGTTTCACAACCGAGATCTTGGAGGGCTTTGATGTGCTAAGAACAAGTGGTTTGGGAGAGACATTGAGAAAGTATGGCTGTCTTACTCAAGCAATCAATCAGTACTACAAATGCATGGATAACAAGCGGTCCAATACCAGGCTGTGCCCCCGCTTTAATGAGTTTATTAGGAAGTGTGAAGATCTCGATAAAATGACAGTTAGCGATGTGTTTGCCACCCAACTCATGCAGGTAGGAATTTTCACGTCAAAATTGGAATATTTTAAGTTCCCTTGTAAATAAAGATACGAGTTTTAAAATCTTCGGTTGTTAGAATTTGCTGTTTGGTGACAATCATGAATTTTATGTACTTCTAGGTCTCTGTTGCTAAACTTTGTTTAATTGATTCATATCCCGGAAGGTTGTTTTCTAGGGGACGGCTGGGTAGGAAATAGAGCAAGGTTTGTTGATGATGTTTCTAAGGGGCTGGGTGTTGTGAAACGAGAGAAGAGATTTGCATATACGTTTACATATCCTTGTACTTTAGTGGGTCACCTAAGCATATTTGGtgtttccatgtaaaaacacCTCCACCAAGTTAGGGAAATGGTGTATTTATTAGCCATGAATTCAATCAATTAGCTCAATTTAATGGAGTGATTACAATGCATGCAGGTCCCACAAGTGACAGAGGAAGTTGCTATTGCTGTTCTTGATATGTATCCAACACTTTCATCTCTTGCGCGTGCTTACTCGTTGCTTGTGAGTTGCTGCCAGTGCTTTCTGTTTGACCCCTGTGTTTGAGTAGAAAGATAAGAATATCCTTTGTTTTAGAACAAAGTCCCACATTTTTTGGCTTAAGAGGAAAAAGGATTAAAAGTAGCAGAGAATATTAGAGTACTTCATCCATTTAGAGTATTTCACACGATTGGGCTAATTCATGCAAAAGCCTTATTCTCGACCAAAGATGTTTGGACATGCCTCAAGATTATTCATTCTAAAGAGATTCTAGCATTGCATGCTGAAGTAAAGGCATCAAATGGGCAGTAACATTGGGTTGAGTAGCCTTTAAAATCTTTTATCTCAGAGATCTGTGAAACTTATACTTAAATTTAGCAACGAATTCGTTAGAGGCTAATCTGCACCTTAGTAATCCTTACATTATGTAGTGTATTAAGATTGCCTGGATCTTCTGAATTAGTAGTCTTTCTCTTTGCAAAGTCTCAAACTAGTCGTTCTCATTAAAGATCATCCAAGAAATATTTCTTATTTTGGGCGATCCTAATATGGCTTTTTTGAAGGATGGTGATGTTCGTGTGCAAGAGGAAATGCTCAAGGAGCAGAGCAACAACTTAGTCAATGCAACTGCTAGCAAAAAGATTTTCGAGCTGATTTGGAGCAGTTGATGGCATTTTACAAGATTAGTAGATGCCGGGATAGCAGAAAGAATACATGGCAGGGTTTCTAGTATTGTGTATATTTTTTTTGGTCTGTTGTTTGCGTATATATACGAAAGCCTGATATTCTAGCTGATACATTGTATACAGATAGCTACTTCCAATTTTGGTTAGATCTGTGATAGCAGTGACTTGCTGGGATCACTGCTTTATTGATGCGGTTAAATCAACTAGTCCTGAATATCAAGGCTTTTCTTGTTCTGTTGCGTTCTTTTTTAGAGTTTTTCTTATTATATATCAGTTTTTTCCATTTCTTCAGAGCCATTGCAGTTTGCAACTAAAGCCCTTGCTTCATGCAACTCTTTTATACTTCGGTTGCTGCATTTTATAACAGACGGATTACTAATTCTACTAGCTTTAGTAGTAAGATTTTAAGATTATAAATTATCTAGCATAATATTGTTTTTAATTTAATTATGTACTTGGTAATCTGACACATTTCTGTCAACATGAGGAGATCAAATGCTAAAATGAATAAAGCTTACTACAAATTGCTTAATAAGAAAATGCCATAGTTGGGTAGAACCACAAACTCTTCGATGCCATTAAGCTATGAAGTACATTGAaaggaaaaaagaacaaaagaatcGGGCATTAGGGTGTGTTTGGTGTGAAGGAGAAAATGTTTTCAGGGGAATGTGtgattttatcacttattttcccttgtttggttggtgagtgaaaaACTTTTTctggaaaaatattttttagtgtttggttagagagtataaaatatttttaggaaaataatttttatgcTATCCTCCTCAACACCTTCCCCAAAATCCTCATGTTTCCAAATAATCCTCTTCCCTTCCCCCTCCCTCCCCAGGACTCTATTTTCtttaagaatttaattattcttttcaaaattcacaCAAACCCAAAGGAACTAATGTGTTACTTTACTTTTTCACACAAGAAAACGTTGAAATTTGAGCTCGAtaactaaaaaaagaaaatactttttcttttgttgaaaaagaaagtatcctttctacaacatgaaaagaatttattcattttgttgtatgaaagaaaataccttttctacatcatgaaaagaaaatatttagtTTGTTGAATTGAAAGAAGATACTTTAGGTATTATGAGAAAAAAGTATTCGTTtcgttgaaatgaaagaaaataccttttttacatcatgaaaagaaagtactctttttgttaaaatgaaagaaaatattttttctacatcagGAAGAAAatacttacaacaacaacaacaacaactacccagtaaaatctcacaaagtagggtctggggatggtaatgtgtacgcagaccttatccctaccccgatagggcagagaggctgtttctgatagaccctcggctcagaaagacggaaataaaaaataagaaaagacaattcattagtaactccagtagaaaccgtaatagtaacagaagcataacaaccaaaagatgaatgacatgcaataacTGTAACCAGAATCTAAGGCCCTGGGCTAAGATAAACAACAATGATAGTGTGGATTCAACATAAACTGCAAGCCATCTAAGATCAACTCTAATCCAACCCCGCCTCACCCCCGGTATGAAGTAAGGAAAGCTCTActaccccctaacctacaaccctaatgcttgacctccagaccttcctatcaagggccatgtcctcgaaaatctgcaGTCGTACCATGTCCTGCccgatcacctctccccaatatttcttaggcctccctctacctcttctcgtatccaccacggccaaccgctcacacctcctcaccggggcATCAAGGCTTCTCCTCTGCACGTACCCGGACCAtttgagcctcgcttcccgcatcttgtcttcCACAGGGGCCACACCCATCTTCTTCCGAagatcttcattcctaatcttgtctatcctagtgtgcccgcacatccacctcagcatcctcatctctAATACCTTCATCCTCTGGATATaggagttcttaaccggccaacactctgccccatacaacatggtcggtctaaccacagctctataaaacttacctttgggTATCAGagacactttcttgtcacataAGACTCCAGATGCAAGCCTTCATTTCATCCAACCCGCCCTTATACGGTGAGTGACGTCCTCGTCGATCTCTCCGTCTCCCTGAATcatcgacccaaggtacttgaagctatctctcttggggatgacctgtgatCCAAGCCTTACGTCCCTGCCTACTTCCCTCGACTCAGCGCTAAACTTGCACTCCAGGTACTCTGTCTTAGACgtgctcaatttgaaacccttagactcgagagtctgtctccaaatctccaatctctcgttaacaccgaccctcgtctcatcaattagaactatgtcatcaataaataacatacaccatggcacatCTCCTTGAATATGGTATGTCAATGcatccatcaccaaggcaaataagaacgAGCTAAGCGTAGAGCCTTGGTGTAATACCATAACAACCGCAAAATGCTCCGAGTCGCCTCCCACAGTCCTAACCTTAGTCTTagatccatcatacatgtccttgatcGCTCTTATGTAGGCTACTGACACGCCCTTTGCCTCAAGACATCTCTAGAGCACCTCCCTAGGAatcttgtcatacgctttctccaagtcaataaacaccatgtacatatccttcttcttatccatgtactgttccaccaacctcctaataaggtggataggtTCCGTAGTGGAGCGATCCGGCATGAACCCAAACTGATTGTCGGATATAGGCGTCATCTTCCTCACCCTCACCTCTACCaccctctcccagactttcatggtatgactaagtaacttgatacccctataattgttacaacactggatatcacctttgttcttgtacaacggtaCCACTGTACTCAACTTCCACTCctccggcatcctcttcatcctaaaaattgaaattaaggaaaatactttttctacatcctGAAAAGAATATAttaattgaaatgaaagaaaatactttttaacatcatgaaaagaaaatactcgttttgttaaaaatgaaagaaaatattttttctccaCCAGAAAAGAAAGTAATtaatttgttgaaatgaaagaattacatcatgaaaagaaaatactcgttttgttgaaataaaataatttttctatttcaggaaaagaaaatatttagttcgttgaaatgaaagaaaatacgtTTTCTAtattatgaaaagaaaatattctttttgttgaaataaagaaatactttttctacatcatacAAAAGGTACTTGTTTTgtcgaaatgaaaaaaaaatactttttctacattttgcaaagaatatactcattttattgaaataaaaaagTACTCTATTTACAACATTAAAAGAAAGTAttcttaataatatttttatttagggtTGGTGGCGGGCGAGGTTGGGGTGTGGTAGAGGTGGTTGGGGGTGGGTAGGGGTGAGTGGGGTAGGGGTGATGGAGAGAGTGGGGGCCGGTTGGTGGGAATAGGGAAATGGTGGAAAGGTTGAAAAAGAAAAGCAGGGAAAACATTTTTCTCCAATTTAGGAAAAATGATTCatcagaaaaatattttatttaagccaaccaaatatAAAAgaattggaaaacattttccggaaaatgtttctttcataccaaacacacccttaatttCAATTGTCATTTTGTCATTGTTCAATTCTTTATTTTTTGAAGAAGTAGAGTGGATTCAAGAATGAATAGTGTGATTATTCCCCGTAAACTTGGTTAGGAGTCAACAATAATTACAATGCTTTTTCTTTATCAAGCATTCGTAGTAATTACTATATATACAACTTTAATAATCTTCTAATTATGTATTAAGTGAATTAAATCAAAACCAAAACAATACAAAGCATATTTATTTAGAGGTCTTTCAAGGGATTAGTAAAAACATCTTCCCGTAAAACATTCGAAAGTGCATAATCTTCAATTCTTCTTCTGCTTGCCACCATCGGGCTTGGACAATGGAGGAGGAGCCTGAGCCTTCGAACCATTGATGGCAGAACTGTGTAGGGGATCGGAGGAGGGGGAATAGCGGAGGCTAGGGTAAGAAAAGATGAGCGAGTCCGTGTGGGTtagagagaaagaagaaagagagaatttGGTGctggaaatgaaaaaaagaagacaaTAAAAAAAGGGTTGTAGAAGTGTTTCTTTAATAATGCGCTAAAGGCTGAAAGTTTCTTTCAAGTAATGTACAATTTGGGCCAAACCAGGTAAGTACTTTAAACCTGGGCCATTTTTGATTAGGCTGTTGGGCCGGGCCGTAATTCTTCCTATATAAAAGCAGCTTCACTATCGCATATTTAACCTCAGTTCAACTTGAATTCTTTGGAGGGAGAAATTGTTATAACGAGATAATTCGTTGCAAGGACCATAACTCAATATTCTGATTCTGCATCAAATCTATGGTGTCCAATGGGAGGGGACAAGACTAAATAAACGAGACGGGAGGGGACGACGTTTAACCGGGACGGTGGCTGAACGAGCTTAAACGGGACGAGATAAATGGGACGAAACGGTAGGCCCATCCCATCCCGGCTTCCGCTAAAAAACGGGATGGGACGGTTCACAGGCCTTAAGTGAGCCttttttttataaaagaaattaattatttaagcaTTAAGTTTGGCAACAGTTAGTTTTTTGACAATGACTaagtttttaaagtttgcaacgaCTAGTTTTTTGACTAATTTACTAAACTTAAacttaataaattataaaatattaaaacaaaagacttgtaatgaaatattTTAGTAATTATAATAGAGTtgtaatttatttaatataatttcaaaccATTAAGTAACTAAGTAAGAGGGTAAgacaattcataaaaaaaaattcattcaaGGCTTAGaaccttttattttattaatgcaacaacaacaacctagtaaaatTCCACTAATAGAACTTTCGAATTTCATATACAAATATAACTCTTTTGAAGAGCACCTAATCAAATTTCACATACAAATATAAAAAAGTTAGCACAGAAATTAAACACGCAAATAAAATACGAAAATAGAACAcgtaaaataaatacaaaattaagcACTAATATGATACGCAAAAATTATACATTAAAATTAGGAGATGGAACGAGTGCACCGTAATTAAATATTGAGACAGAATGATTGATTTTtgtgaaaaaaaataaagaaggatggggtatttataattaaaaatagGGCCAACGtgtaatttaataaacttaaGGGATTAatagttggggggggggggatatgGCCCTTAATAGCCATTGGAAACGGCTAAATTTGCAAACAATGCCGTTGCCCAACGACTctatttcaagaaaaaaaaatttaaataacatGCGGGAGAGATGGGACGGGACAGGATAAATGGGATGAAATGGGCAGCCAGTCCCATCTCATGTACTGTTTAATATGGGCCCATCCCGTTTAGAATTAAGTGAGTCGGACGGACGGGCCATATTCAAATCTGGTGAAACTATCTTGCTTTTTTACTTTGCGAGCAAATGCATTGCCCCAATCATGACACAATATCCAGAAGACGTCTATATGATTGAGAATTTATCGATCTGTATCAGAATATCCAATTATTGACACTCATCCTGTACCTACATATGCACATAAAAGGATAAGAAATTAAAATTGTTGAAATTTTCCTCCTAAATTCATTTATGTGTATGAGACTTCTTTATCTTGTCTATATCATCTTTATTTCACAATATCTGTGTGTGACTCGTCGGATGCCTATCGCATTTGGGCCGTGACACTAATGCCTATATACTTTACCCTGTTCGAAACCAAGAAATTTACATAAACTGATTTTTTCATTTAAAAGATGCTGTCCACATACTTGTCCTGATTTTCTTCTAAAGTAAAAAGGATGGTATCAAAACGATAATTAGTTTACTTGTTGATGTATCTAATTGAAACTCAAATAAGTATGCCTTGTTTAATAGTAACACACAGACTAAAATCAGAAAAGATCAATTATTCAAGGATCAATTTTATtagacaaaaaaagaaaaggaaaactaaCAACGGAATCTCTCTCAAGGTAGTACATTTTAAATCTCATTCACTGCTATACTTGTGCTCTTGCGTTGAACCAAGCATAGGAGGAATACTCTGTTCATGTCGAAAAACATTTAGTGGATCAATTTGTGTCTTAGCTTTAACCAACCTATCATAGTTATGCAAGAAATACATCTCACCCCACGCTCTAGCTCTCTCCACAGCATCAACAGAGGAAGAAGGACTACTGCTTCTAGCATTTCGCAATAAGTAGTCGTCGACCATATTCACTCCAAGATCCATATCCAAGTAGTTGATATAAGCTCCCCTTGGCGAGCTTGAAACAAAGGGCGTCATTGTATTGTAAAATCCTCTTATCCACTCCATGTAAACGTCGCTCATGTAATCGTCCTCTTCATTCCACTGTGCTAGATACTGAATCGCGAAAAGGTTACCTTTTCTATGAGGGAAAGCAATAGCTTGATCACTAATCTTGTCCATGGCTCCGCCATAAGGATCAAAGACAAGATATCCCTTCGGGTTTTTCTCGAGTTCCACAAGAAATGTTAGCATCCCATCCATTGAAACTGGCTTCTTCACGTAGTCCGTTTTGCCTTTGAAAAAACCTTTTCCGTCCATGTAACGTTCTTTCAGACGGGAGATATCACCAGTCGAGTTCCCGTTAACGTCAGCTAATTCGGAGAAGAAAAGTGCTGACTCTACCCAAGTCATTTCCTTGCACTCATCATTCTTAACGCCTAGCTCCGGAAATGTCTCATTCGATATGGAAAGAACTTCAGTTTTTGGACCCAAATAAAGTGCATTGAATTGGGGAAATATTTCAATAGGAGTAGTATTACCATATTTCATATCCGCCGGTAGATCTGCAGGTCTCAGCAGTACTCCTAGAGTAAAATCATCGACCAAATTTGGAGTAACTATTTGCCATTTCTCAAGTATTTGAGCCACGTATTGTTTGGATCCAGGCCTATAGATCATACAAGTTGTTACGATTTTAGGCACTTTGAGTAATCGAATTTTCCAGGCATAAACAATGCCCCAATTTCCACCGCCGCCACCTCTGATTGCCCAAAACACGTCTTCGCCCATGGCTTTTCGGTCTAATAACCGTCCATCAGCATCAATAAGAAGAGCATCAACGACATTATCAGCAGCAAGTCCGAATTTTCTAGATAAAAGTCCAAATCCACCACCTGAAATATGACCTCCAGATCCTACTGTTGGTCCCGAACCTGCTGAAAATGCATGAACGTCACTTACCTTGGCAATGGCATAATAAATTTGGCCAATTGTTGCGCCGCCCTGAGCCCAAGCTGTTTCAGAATCCAAATCTACTGAAACGtcgtctaatttcatcaagtcaacGATCACGAATGGAGAAGCGTCAAAGGAAACGTAAGAAGTTCCTTCGTAACTGTGTCCGCCGCACCTTACTCTGATTTCATAAGATGCTTTTCTGCAACAAAAAATGGTGCTCACGAGCTCCTCCTTACTGCTTGGTAGGATAATGAAGGTTGGTTTCGGCATGAAAGGTGCAGCAAAGCGAAGATTTTGAAGGGAGAAGTGGAGCAAGTTAAAGTAATTTCTACTTGTGGGGTAAATAGAGAAGTTATGGACATTGTGGTTGATTAAGCAGGCTGAAAGATTTGTAACAGCTCCAGTAGCAGTTTCAGACAAGGAAGCAAGTGAAAAGCTGATCAGAATTATGAGCGGAAACATGTTGTATGTATTTCTGCTTCACCTCTCCCACTAATGCATATATGAGCAGGGTGAGAAATAATATTATATAAACTACCGGGGGGCTATTCAGGGGTGcgtaattttaaatattttta
This genomic stretch from Nicotiana sylvestris chromosome 9, ASM39365v2, whole genome shotgun sequence harbors:
- the LOC104246259 gene encoding crossover junction endonuclease MUS81, coding for MEYEKKVVCPENEELAAYMWNKKQEMAQNPKGISDNILKTLHKAYTNLCNSKTPIKTLKEFSEIKGVGKWILRQMKGFFEADDRGASSSEESHHSSEKGKRNKGTKRYMPQKNSVAYALLITLYRCTTNGEKFMHKQELIDATEASGLSRAPVGPEKGKGKAGQFGSPRDWYSGWSCMGKLIDKGLVAKSSCPAKYMLTEEGKEIARECLLRSGIVDSKEISASLTGFSDLDQNDKLDKSLSTINLSSTEVRNTTSVRKRPVPSSQSTGKKKMNIPSESLDRFVRMGFSKEQVIRAYSEVLETSQSKDISLIWPSVLCRLREDQVYGQVGTCGIDDRLSETTCNGIVNSAKPSRLADFADCSNTLRACSSNLVGEQLPCLETRSNLLVAPPLAYGEQFEDVYEVVLVLDDREQFTSRGSRSRKIIENISTQFKIEIEVRRLPVGDAIWIARNKVIGTEYVLDFIVERKNVEDLQSSIRDNRYRDQKLRILRCGLKKMMYVVEGDPNSCTAADSIKTACFTTEILEGFDVLRTSGLGETLRKYGCLTQAINQYYKCMDNKRSNTRLCPRFNEFIRKCEDLDKMTVSDVFATQLMQVPQVTEEVAIAVLDMYPTLSSLARAYSLLDGDVRVQEEMLKEQSNNLVNATASKKIFELIWSS
- the LOC138878014 gene encoding uncharacterized protein; the encoded protein is MLYGAECWPVKNSYIQRMKVLEMRMLRWMCGHTRIDKIRNEDLRKKMGVAPVEDKMREARLKWSGYVQRRSLDAPVRRCERLAVVDTRRGRGRPKKYWGEVIGQDMVRLQIFEDMALDRKVWRSSIRVVG
- the LOC104246258 gene encoding berberine bridge enzyme-like A, with the translated sequence MFPLIILISFSLASLSETATGAVTNLSACLINHNVHNFSIYPTSRNYFNLLHFSLQNLRFAAPFMPKPTFIILPSSKEELVSTIFCCRKASYEIRVRCGGHSYEGTSYVSFDASPFVIVDLMKLDDVSVDLDSETAWAQGGATIGQIYYAIAKVSDVHAFSAGSGPTVGSGGHISGGGFGLLSRKFGLAADNVVDALLIDADGRLLDRKAMGEDVFWAIRGGGGGNWGIVYAWKIRLLKVPKIVTTCMIYRPGSKQYVAQILEKWQIVTPNLVDDFTLGVLLRPADLPADMKYGNTTPIEIFPQFNALYLGPKTEVLSISNETFPELGVKNDECKEMTWVESALFFSELADVNGNSTGDISRLKERYMDGKGFFKGKTDYVKKPVSMDGMLTFLVELEKNPKGYLVFDPYGGAMDKISDQAIAFPHRKGNLFAIQYLAQWNEEDDYMSDVYMEWIRGFYNTMTPFVSSSPRGAYINYLDMDLGVNMVDDYLLRNARSSSPSSSVDAVERARAWGEMYFLHNYDRLVKAKTQIDPLNVFRHEQSIPPMLGSTQEHKYSSE